In Luteitalea sp. TBR-22, one genomic interval encodes:
- a CDS encoding DinB family protein: protein MRAVASFLLMGVLGLAPVASAQAPAAPPAAAPDPNPLTAEARRAVERISGNLLRMAEKMPEEHYGFQAVPEIRTFAATLGHTIDSRTRTCASLSGSGAQPGASALKAKADLVAAMKASIAECEKAFATLTDATIVGVVTGGRGGPRSRLAAIYGMVAHDNEEYGYLAVHMRLKGVVPPSSEAAPPR from the coding sequence ATGCGTGCAGTGGCGTCGTTCCTGTTGATGGGTGTCCTCGGGCTCGCACCCGTCGCGTCAGCTCAAGCACCGGCGGCGCCGCCCGCCGCCGCCCCCGATCCCAATCCCCTCACCGCGGAGGCGCGGCGCGCCGTGGAGCGCATCTCGGGCAACCTGCTGCGGATGGCGGAGAAGATGCCGGAGGAGCACTACGGCTTCCAGGCCGTGCCCGAGATCCGGACGTTTGCCGCAACGCTCGGCCACACCATCGATTCGCGGACGCGGACCTGCGCGAGCCTCAGTGGATCAGGCGCGCAACCCGGCGCCTCGGCGCTCAAGGCGAAGGCCGACCTGGTCGCGGCGATGAAGGCCTCGATTGCCGAGTGCGAGAAGGCGTTCGCGACCCTGACCGACGCGACGATCGTCGGCGTCGTGACGGGCGGCCGCGGCGGGCCGCGCTCGCGCCTGGCGGCGATCTACGGCATGGTCGCGCACGACAACGAGGAGTACGGCTACCTGGCCGTGCACATGCGCCTGAAGGGCGTGGTGCCGCCGTCGAGCGAGGCCGCCCCGCCTCGCTGA
- a CDS encoding ATP-binding protein gives MRLLLICATVLQVAAVVYCVALLRIHRTAATAWLCLLGTLLSMLAWRVVVSTGIVPGPAFTVLIAIWGSVTALLAMFFFGREVARGRRAEAQRDALLESERAARTEAERASRIKDQFLATLSHELRTPLAAILGWCAILRSPNRPADDGKAVDTIERNARLQAALVEELLDLSRLHAGSLHLELAPVRLDVPVSNALDGVRPMAAAKNITIELACDDPPPVVTGDAGRLQQVAANLLVNGVKFSTPGGTIRVRVGSEGNDAVLRVEDDGMGIEPAFIARLFEPFWQGDSTQTRRHGGLGLGLSIVSRLLQLHGGSVSASSDGPGTGASFVVRLPRRMAFEALPPAAPAGATDPSGASTRLDGITAVLVDDEADMRDVLVRLLEQAGAGVEALASGETIGEVLRRRRPDVLLLDIGMPDEDGYALLQRIRRSGLPGAEAPAISVTAHAREVDRQRALASGFHAHLAKPVDVEMLLATVRTVVDGDRSRRAAAPQKGPEAGGRRRVDSGAN, from the coding sequence GTGCGCCTGCTGCTGATCTGCGCGACCGTGCTGCAGGTGGCGGCCGTGGTGTACTGCGTGGCCCTGCTGCGCATCCACCGAACGGCGGCCACGGCGTGGCTGTGCCTGCTGGGCACGCTGCTCTCCATGCTGGCCTGGCGGGTCGTCGTGTCGACGGGCATCGTGCCCGGCCCGGCCTTCACCGTGCTCATCGCCATCTGGGGCTCGGTGACCGCGCTGCTGGCCATGTTCTTCTTCGGCCGCGAGGTCGCCCGCGGGCGCCGCGCCGAGGCGCAACGCGATGCCCTGCTCGAGAGCGAACGTGCCGCCCGCACCGAGGCCGAGCGCGCCAGCCGCATCAAGGACCAGTTCCTGGCCACCCTGTCGCATGAGCTCCGGACGCCGCTGGCCGCCATTCTCGGCTGGTGCGCCATCCTGCGGTCGCCGAACCGCCCCGCCGACGATGGCAAGGCTGTCGATACGATCGAGCGCAATGCCCGGCTGCAGGCCGCCCTGGTGGAGGAACTGCTCGACCTCAGTCGCCTCCATGCCGGATCGCTCCACCTCGAGCTCGCCCCGGTGCGCCTCGACGTGCCCGTGTCGAACGCCCTCGACGGCGTGCGTCCCATGGCGGCCGCGAAGAACATCACCATCGAGCTGGCGTGCGACGACCCGCCACCGGTGGTGACCGGTGATGCCGGGCGCCTGCAGCAGGTCGCGGCCAACCTGCTCGTGAACGGGGTGAAGTTCTCCACGCCGGGTGGCACGATCCGCGTGCGGGTGGGCAGCGAGGGGAACGACGCCGTGCTGCGCGTGGAGGACGACGGGATGGGCATCGAGCCGGCCTTCATCGCGCGCCTGTTCGAGCCGTTCTGGCAGGGCGACAGCACGCAGACGCGACGACACGGCGGCCTGGGGCTTGGCCTGTCGATCGTGTCGCGGCTGCTGCAGTTGCACGGCGGCAGCGTGTCGGCGTCGAGCGACGGGCCGGGCACGGGCGCCAGCTTCGTCGTGCGGCTGCCACGTCGGATGGCGTTCGAGGCCCTGCCGCCGGCCGCGCCCGCCGGGGCGACCGATCCATCCGGCGCCTCCACCAGGCTCGATGGCATCACGGCCGTCCTGGTCGACGACGAGGCGGACATGCGCGACGTCCTGGTCCGGCTGCTGGAGCAGGCCGGGGCAGGCGTCGAGGCGTTGGCGTCGGGCGAGACGATCGGCGAGGTGCTGAGGCGCCGGCGGCCCGACGTGCTGCTCCTCGACATCGGCATGCCCGACGAGGACGGCTACGCGCTGCTGCAGCGCATCCGGCGCTCTGGCCTGCCCGGCGCCGAAGCGCCGGCCATCTCGGTGACCGCGCACGCCCGCGAGGTGGACCGCCAGCGTGCCCTCGCCAGCGGCTTCCACGCGCACCTGGCCAAGCCCGTGGACGTGGAGATGTTGCTGGCCACGGTCCGCACGGTCGTCGACGGCGACCGATCGCGGCGGGCCGCGGCGCCGCAGAAAGGCCCGGAGGCGGGCGGGCGGCGGCGCGTCGATTCGGGCGCGAACTAG
- a CDS encoding radical SAM protein — translation MSVYLVNPSHVSFGIGVITPRWMYVLASATPDAYGTPILVDETLDPLDPTILKRGDTVGIGIHTGNALRGYEIGKAAREAGATVVYGGIHATLFPDEARDLGGAHAVVTGDGEVAWPAVLADIASGAPKPLYDGGRIAAEQFKPGRWDMLPTGKYMWASVQTVRGCPKHCSFCSVWRTDGQAPRHRHVEVVINEILDLRRRGFRFIALADDNFYPVTLEDLRMAARRENKDRLEELKAIRAERFALMEQLARLPDDTVMFTQITMEAADDPEFLDAMRRAHIKGALVGVESVTPEGLKDVYKGFNVAGEALVTRLQQFRKHGVHVLGSFIFGLPSDKPETFDTCLSVAERADVTFAQFVMLTPFPGTLDFAAWEKTQGEQPESVNGIPVTRHWLIPQAVRPKVYIEHPVMSAQEIRERTQGVWDRFYSTKSIWKRAQVVKSLKSRLAFLLISKIYRQMYANTGIATDSARVSRSVRWARLMAIPCQKLFAGTPMPGLQLRPIEQQSKAEAA, via the coding sequence ATGAGCGTCTACCTCGTCAACCCCAGCCACGTGTCGTTCGGCATCGGCGTGATCACGCCGCGATGGATGTACGTGCTGGCCTCGGCCACGCCCGATGCCTATGGCACGCCCATCCTCGTGGACGAGACCCTCGACCCCCTCGACCCCACCATCCTGAAGCGCGGCGACACGGTGGGGATCGGGATCCATACCGGTAACGCCCTGCGCGGGTACGAGATCGGCAAGGCCGCCCGAGAAGCCGGCGCCACCGTCGTGTACGGGGGCATCCACGCGACGTTGTTCCCTGATGAAGCCCGCGATCTGGGCGGCGCGCATGCCGTGGTGACCGGTGACGGCGAGGTCGCCTGGCCGGCCGTGCTGGCCGACATCGCGTCGGGCGCGCCCAAGCCGCTGTACGACGGCGGCCGCATCGCCGCCGAGCAGTTCAAGCCGGGGCGCTGGGACATGCTGCCGACGGGCAAGTACATGTGGGCGTCGGTGCAGACCGTGCGCGGCTGCCCGAAGCACTGCTCGTTCTGCTCCGTGTGGCGCACCGACGGCCAGGCACCACGGCATCGGCACGTCGAGGTCGTGATCAACGAGATCCTCGACCTGCGTCGCCGCGGCTTCCGCTTCATCGCGCTGGCCGACGACAACTTCTACCCGGTGACGCTCGAGGACCTGCGCATGGCGGCGCGGCGCGAGAACAAGGACCGGCTCGAGGAGCTGAAGGCGATCCGCGCCGAGCGCTTCGCCCTGATGGAGCAACTGGCGCGCCTGCCCGACGACACCGTGATGTTCACGCAGATCACGATGGAGGCCGCCGACGATCCGGAGTTCCTCGACGCGATGCGGCGCGCCCACATCAAGGGCGCGCTGGTCGGTGTCGAGTCGGTGACGCCCGAGGGCCTCAAGGACGTCTACAAGGGCTTCAACGTCGCCGGCGAGGCACTCGTCACGCGCCTGCAGCAGTTCCGGAAGCATGGCGTGCACGTGCTCGGGTCGTTCATCTTCGGCCTGCCGAGCGACAAGCCGGAGACGTTCGACACGTGCCTTTCGGTGGCCGAACGTGCCGACGTGACGTTCGCGCAGTTCGTGATGCTGACGCCGTTCCCGGGCACGCTGGACTTCGCGGCCTGGGAGAAGACGCAGGGCGAGCAGCCGGAGTCGGTCAACGGCATCCCGGTGACGCGCCACTGGCTGATTCCGCAGGCGGTGCGTCCCAAGGTGTACATCGAGCACCCGGTGATGAGCGCGCAGGAGATCCGCGAACGCACGCAGGGCGTGTGGGATCGGTTCTACTCGACCAAGAGCATCTGGAAGCGCGCGCAGGTCGTCAAGTCGCTGAAGTCGCGGCTGGCGTTCCTGCTGATCTCGAAGATCTACCGACAGATGTACGCCAACACCGGCATCGCGACCGACAGCGCCCGCGTCAGCCGGTCGGTACGCTGGGCGCGGCTCATGGCCATCCCCTGCCAGAAGCTGTTTGCCGGCACGCCGATGCCGGGCCTCCAACTGCGTCCGATCGAGCAGCAGAGCAAGGCCGAAGCCGCATAA
- a CDS encoding P1 family peptidase, with the protein MAPDPEPASRAHARGLATAMLLLGLGAGVSVAQPGPPASSGPPRPRPSARDLGVAPGVLAPGPLNAITDVGGVRVGHVTLSRGDDVRTGVTAILPHGGNLFREKVTGAVFVGNAFGKLAGSTQVRELGTIETPIVLTNTLAVGPAIEGVVGWTLAQPGNEDVRSVNAVVGETNDGGLNDIRGLHVSAADVRRAIDEASAGPVDEGAVGAGTGTMAFGWKGGIGTSSRRVPQGEHRWTVGVLVQSNYGGRLTMDGVPLWKALSRAPAAAGQDADGSCMIVVATDAPLDARGLERLAARALFALARTGSTYANGSGDFAIAFSTHTSLRVVHGAESPVARTVLPTDGVSALFEAAMDATEEAVYDSMLKAVDTTARGRTVRALPIDDVRRALATRAYR; encoded by the coding sequence ATGGCGCCTGATCCCGAGCCAGCCTCGCGCGCGCACGCGAGAGGCCTGGCGACCGCGATGCTGCTGCTGGGGCTCGGCGCAGGCGTGTCGGTCGCCCAGCCCGGTCCGCCCGCGTCCTCCGGGCCGCCCCGGCCGCGGCCGTCGGCGCGCGACCTCGGGGTGGCGCCAGGCGTCCTCGCCCCTGGTCCGCTCAACGCCATCACCGACGTCGGCGGCGTGCGGGTCGGGCATGTGACGCTCAGCCGCGGCGACGACGTGCGCACCGGGGTGACGGCGATCCTGCCGCATGGCGGCAATCTCTTTCGGGAGAAGGTGACCGGCGCGGTCTTCGTCGGCAACGCGTTCGGCAAGCTCGCCGGCTCCACGCAGGTGCGCGAGCTCGGCACCATCGAGACGCCGATCGTGCTCACCAACACGCTCGCCGTCGGCCCCGCCATCGAGGGCGTCGTCGGCTGGACGTTGGCCCAGCCCGGCAACGAGGACGTGCGCTCGGTCAATGCGGTGGTCGGCGAGACCAACGACGGCGGGCTCAACGACATCCGCGGCCTGCACGTGTCGGCCGCCGACGTGCGCCGGGCCATCGACGAGGCGTCCGCGGGGCCGGTCGACGAAGGGGCGGTCGGGGCGGGCACCGGGACCATGGCCTTCGGCTGGAAGGGCGGCATCGGCACGTCCTCGCGGCGGGTGCCACAAGGCGAGCACAGGTGGACGGTCGGCGTGCTGGTGCAGAGCAACTACGGCGGCCGGCTGACGATGGACGGCGTGCCGTTGTGGAAGGCTCTGTCGCGCGCCCCCGCCGCTGCCGGACAGGATGCCGACGGCTCCTGCATGATCGTCGTCGCCACCGATGCGCCGCTCGACGCCCGTGGCCTCGAGCGACTCGCCGCCAGGGCGCTGTTCGCGCTCGCGCGCACCGGGTCCACCTACGCCAACGGCAGCGGCGACTTCGCGATCGCCTTCTCGACGCACACGTCGCTGCGCGTCGTGCACGGCGCGGAGTCACCCGTGGCTCGGACGGTGCTGCCCACCGACGGCGTTTCTGCCCTGTTCGAAGCGGCCATGGATGCCACCGAGGAAGCCGTCTACGACTCGATGCTGAAGGCCGTGGACACGACGGCGCGTGGTCGGACGGTGCGGGCCCTGCCGATCGACGACGTCCGCCGGGCGCTGGCGACGCGCGCCTATCGGTGA